One genomic window of Arachis hypogaea cultivar Tifrunner chromosome 8, arahy.Tifrunner.gnm2.J5K5, whole genome shotgun sequence includes the following:
- the LOC112705929 gene encoding LEAF RUST 10 DISEASE-RESISTANCEUS RECEPTOR-LIKE PROTEIN KINASE-like 2.1, with the protein MLNLCTFFIHLLPLLWISLQVFDFYATRWNTKVAKDSDKRMCSSEWCGRHDIRHPFRLNNSSPTYCGEHRYTLSCENDNQLFLYLKSIKFQVQSINYNNYTIRLVDANVSLHSHDLSYPLPYSLTPSNFTGAQDEPYDDWFFKQHHLVDVIRLTKQMVYLMRCPPYGVESSSAAATCMNGSYALGSTFYVSDIHKSLQDLGFEDSCHIEWIYVTSWPAEIKHRNNSCTDIHHMLLYGFELSWLKVYCKYKAMLTDHNKVICYKPSLIPKSFLDSMYVEVLMAGTVLFVLAKFALGAPCIIIFCIYKWRRRHLSIYDSIEDFLRSDNNIMPIRYSYKEIKNITEKFKTKLGNGGYGSVFQGKLRSGRLVAVKVLNEAKSNGQEFINEVATIGRIHHVNVVQLIGFCVEGSKRCLVYELMQNGSLEKYIFSPQGSASLSCEKLYTISLGVARGEYLHNGCDMKILHFDIKPHNILLDENFNPKVSDFGLARLSPTDKSIVSLTAARGTIGYMAPELFYRNVGAISYKADVYSFGMLLMEMASRRKNLNAQTENSSQIYFPFWVYDELQDGREITIENDSDEEMKLAKRMMIVALWCIQTKPNDRPSMKRVVEMLEQDDDLEMPLKPYFYPLDAPTEENGEDNTTHNSSKLSSDDISSVSDSKE; encoded by the exons ATGTTAAACCTTTGTACATTTTTTATACACCTTCTACCGCTGCTGTGGATCTCCTTACaagttttcgatttttatgccaCCCGGTGGAATACCAAGGTGGCAAAGGATTCAGACAAAAGAATGTGTTCATCTGAATGGTGTGGGAGGCATGACATAAGGCATCCTTTCAGGCTGAATAATAGTAGTCCAACCTATTGTGGTGAGCACAGGTACACCCTCTCTTGCGAGAATGATAACCAACTCTTTCTCTATCTCAAATCAATCAAGTTCCAAGTGCAGTCAATTAATTACAACAACTACACAATTCGACTAGTAGATGCCAATGTTTCCCTGCATAGCCATGATCTCTCTTACCCCCTTCCTTATTCTTTAACCCCCTCCAACTTCACCGGAGCCCAAGATGAACCATATGATGATTGGTTCTTTAAACAGCATCATTTAGTTGATGTTATTAGATTGACAAAGCAGATGGTATATTTGATGAGGTGCCCACCATATGGAGTAGAATCTTCTTCTGCTGCTGCAACTTGCATGAATGGATCTTATGCGCTTGGGAGTACATTCTATGTCAGTGATATTCATAAAAGTCTCCAGGATTTGGGGTTCGAAGACTCGTGTCATATAGAGTGGATATATGTGACTTCATGGCCTGCTGAAATCAAACACAGAAATAATTCATGCACAGACATCCATCATATGCTGCTCTACGGGTTTGAACTTTCTTGGTTGAAAGTATATTGCAAGTATAAGGCCATGCTCACTGATCATAACAAAGTCATTTGTTATAAGCCTTCACTTATACCTAAAAGTT TCCTAGACTCAATGTATGTTGAGGTTCTAATGGCTGGAACGG TTTTATTTGTTCTTGCCAAATTTGCACTTGGAGCTCCATGCATCATTATCTTCTGCATATATAAATGGAGACGGAGGCATTTATCCATATATGATAGTATCGAAGATTTTCTGCGAAGCGACAATAACATTATGCCAATTAGATACTCCTACAAAGAAATCAAGAACATAACTGAAAAGTTCAAGACTAAATTAGGAAATGGAGGCTATGGCTCTGTTTTCCAAGGAAAACTTCGAAGCGGTCGTCTTGTAGCTGTTAAGGTATTGAATGAGGCCAAGTCCAATGGTCAGGAGTTCATCAATGAAGTTGCTACTATTGGAAGAATTCACCATGTTAATGTGGTGCAACTCATTGGTTTTTGTGTGGAGGGATCAAAGCGTTGTTTGGTATATGAGTTAATGCAGAATGGCTCTTTagaaaaatacatattttcaccTCAAGGGAGTGCTTCCTTAAGTTGTGAAAAACTCTACACCATTTCCCTTGGAGTGGCACGTGGTGAATACTTGCATAATGGCTGTGACATGAAAATTCTGCACTTTGACATCAAACCTCACAACATTCTTTTGGATGAGAACTTCAATCCGAAAGTCTCTGACTTTGGACTTGCAAGGCTATCTCCCACTGATAAAAGCATTGTGTCTCTGACTGCAGCAAGAGGAACCATAGGGTACATGGCTCCTGAGCTCTTCTACAGAAATGTTGGCGCAATCTCGTACAAAGCTGATGTCTATAGCTTTGGGATGTTGTTAATGGAAATGGCTAGTAGAAGGAAGAATTTGAATGCACAGACTGAAAATTCCAGCCAGATATATTTTCCCTTTTGGGTTTATGATGAATTGCAGGATGGAAgggaaataacaatagaaaatgatTCAGATGAAGAGATGAAGTTGGCAAAAAGGATGATGATTGTGGCATTGTGGTGTATACAAACAAAGCCTAATGATCGACCTTCAATGAAGAGAGTTGTGGAGATGCTTGAACAAGACGATGACTTAGAAATGCCTCTAAAACCATACTTCTACCCACTTGATGCACCCACAGAAGAGAATGGTGAAGATAATACAACTCACAACAGTTCAAAATTATCCTCTGATGACATCTCTTCAGTCAGTGATTCAAAGGAATAG
- the LOC112704950 gene encoding uncharacterized protein → MEGSHQNPPVPTSAIHISFNTDDFKSQTPNLDDLVVISVHMGELTIKKVLLDLGSSANVLFYSTLKKVQVSDKALQPLGGELAGFSGERVPLSGYVWLRTTLGEPPNSKTLDIQFLVVNCVSLYNIILGRPSLNSFGVIVSTIYLCVKFSLQYNTVAKVHADHKEARQCYNVSLKKITWEGILRVYSVYNLESIPSLNEMDPRDNNNHPFLTDDLEKVQLGEKNQYTNIGSAFSAETKQHLEGILKANANLFAWTPVDMPGIDPNFICHKLAVNPNARPIRQKKHNLGTERRIAAAAEIQKLLDACFIREIRFFSWLANVVMVRKSSEKWRMCVDFTDLNKACPKDSYQLPNIDRLVDDTFGYQVLSFMDSYSG, encoded by the coding sequence ATGGAAGGGTCTCACCAAAACCCACCAGTCCCGACCTCAGCCATCCACATCAGTTTCAATACTGATGACTTTAAATCACAGACGCCAAATTTAGACGACCTAGTGGTGATCTCGGTGCACATGGGAGAACTAACCATAAAGAAGGTCCTGCTCGATCTAGGAAGCAGCGCCAATGTCCTATTTTACTCCACATTAAAAAAGGTGCAGGTAAGCGACAAGGCGTTGCAACCATTAGGAGGAGAATTGGCAGGTTTCTCAGGTGAAAGAGTCCCTCTATCAGGTTATGTATGGTTAAGAACAACACTGGGAGAACCTCCAaattccaaaacactagacatccAGTTCCTGGTAGTCAATTGTGTTAGCCTTTACAATATCATTTTAGGACGTCCGTCCCTTAACTCTTTTGGAGTTATTGTCTCTACCATTTATCTATGTGTCAAGTTTTCTTTGCAGTATAACACAGTGGCAAAGGTCCATGCCGACCATAAAGAAGCTAGACAATGCTACAACGTGAGTTTGAAGAAAATCACATGGGAGGGCATTCTGAGAGTCTATTCCGTATACAACTTGGAAAGCATTCCCAGCCTAAACGAAATGGACCCCAGGGACAACAACAACCATCCCTTCCTAACGGACGACCTGGAAAAGGTACAATTGGGTGAAAAAAATCAATATACTAACATCGGTTCAGCTTTTTCTGCAGAAACGAAacaacacttggaaggcatattaAAGGCCAATGCCAACCTGTTCGCCTGGACTCCTGTTGACATGCCAGGGATCGACCCGAACTTTATATGCCACAAATTAGCGGTCAACCCCAATGCCCGACCTATAAGACAAAAGAAACATAACCTGGGCACAGAAAGAAGAATTGCAGCAGCAGCAGAAATACAGAAACTACTTGATGCATGTTTCATCCGAGAAATTCGCTTTTTCTCATGGCTAGCAAATGTGGTTATGGTTAGAAAAAGCTCGgaaaaatggaggatgtgtgtaGACTTCACAGATCTAAACAAGGCTTGTCCAAAGGACTCCTACCAGTTGCCGAACATTGACAGACTAGTGGACGACACCTTTGGATACCAAGTACTAAGTTTCATGGATTCCTACTCTGGATAG
- the LOC112704951 gene encoding uncharacterized protein, whose amino-acid sequence MGIGDPKVHVTKFESIMFLNSDSDPILCRSFPTFLDETALLWFSNFPVGFITSFDEFAKMFVNHFAASKIYVRDSDYLSTIKQGQYESLKDYMTRSTTAVMEISDLNPEVQLHAIKSGLRLGKFQEAIAVAKPKTLEVFRDKATGQIEIEELRETRRNERPPSRKEEDKSNRSHNKFNTRKEDIIKEILHNRLIKPLIKARTYQDQKYVDKSKHCAFHQKFGRTTDKCVVAKDLLERLARQGLLDKYVSSRSRKEPTEDMNKLKYASDH is encoded by the exons ATGGGGATTGGAGATCCTAAAGTTCATGTCACGAAATTCGAATCTATAATGTTTCTCAATAGCGACTCCGATCCCATCCTGTGCCGATCCTTTCCCACTTTTTTAGATGAAACTGCTTTATTATGGTTTTCTAATTTTCCTGTAGGATTCATAACCAGCTTTGACGAGTTTGCCAAGATGTTCGTCAATCATTTCGCAGCGTCTAAAATCTATGTGAGGGATTCAGACTACCTCAGCACAATCAAACAAGGGCAATACGAAAGCCTAAAGGATTACATGACACGCTCCACAACGGCAGTCATGGAAATCTCCGACCTTAATCCAGAAGTACAGTTGCACGCCATCAAAAGTGGCCTCCGACTTGGGAAATTCCAGGAAGCTATAGCTGTGGCAAAACCAAAAACATTAGAGGTGTTTCGAGACAAAGCCACTGGACAAATCGAAATAGAGGAATTGCGTGAAACACGAAGGAATGAGAGACCACCATCACGAAAGGAAGAAGACAAGTCGAATAGGTCCCATAACAA GTTTAATACCAGAAAAGAAGACATCATTAAAGAGATACTACACAACAGACTCATAAAACCACTAATCAAGGCAAGAACATACCAGGATCAGAAATACGTGGACAAAAGCAAACATTGCGCATTCCACCAAAAATTCGGTCGCACCACTGATAAATGCGTAGTAGCTAAAGACCTACTGGAGAGGCTAGCAAGACAGGGACTACTGGACAAATACGTTAGCTCCAGGAGTCGGAAAGAGCCAACCGAGGATATGAACAAGCTGAAGTATGCCTCGgatcactaa
- the LOC112704952 gene encoding RING-H2 finger protein ATL22-like, producing MDSYLILVSTFLLACFGVVHVVHGSNTDTTCPDFLCGNQEIRFPFRIKGRRQSQSCGYPGFDLVCSGTSDDEELFLELPESFNVIHIDYTKQTIELTPPSTCLPKQLHSLTNISVLVFPFQRMLVEKGDDYHFFNCSPVAMDTYINNDIMIPCLSSSTSQVYAISSWHSIHDLTILFPCTKMFNISSLPDALVPALKDTLVLFWSEPSCQRCESEGKRCSWNNSTKNQPDCLVNVIHKDSSTALVTTIG from the exons ATGGATAGTTATTTGATCTTAGTCTCCACTTTCCTCCTTGCTTGCTTTGGTGTAGTTCATGTTGTGCATGGCTCTAATACTGATACTACCTGTCCGGATTTCTTGTGCGGAAATCAAGAAATTCGGTTTCCTTTTAGAATCAAAGGCCGTCGTCAGTCACAAAGCTGTGGCTATCCGGGCTTTGATTTGGTTTGCTCAGGTACTAGTGATGATGAAGAACTGTTTCTTGAGCTCCCTGAATCATTCAATGTCATACACATTGACTATACAAAACAAACAATTGAATTAACCCCTCCATCTACCTGCCTTCCAAAGCAGCTCCATAGCCTCACTAATATCTCTGTCTTAGTTTTCCCTTTCCAGCGCATGCTAGTTGAGAAGGGTGATGACTATCACTTCTTCAACTGTTCACCAGTGGCAATGGACACATATATAAACAATGACATCATGATTCCATGCCTAAGCAGCTCAACCAGTCAAGTATATGCCATTTCATCTTGGCATTCTATCCATGACCTGACAATCCTGTTTCCTTGCACCAAAATGTTCAATATTTCATCCCTCCCAGATGCACTTGTTCCAGCTCTGAAAGATACTCTTGTTTTGTTTTGGTCTGAACCAAGCTGTCAACGATGTGAATCGGAGGGGAAAAGGTGCAGCTGGAACAACAGCACCAAGAATCAACCCGATTGTCTTGTTAATGTCATCCACAAGG ATTCATCAACAGCTCTAGTAACCACAATAGGTTAG
- the LOC140174573 gene encoding rust resistance kinase Lr10-like, producing MNAGSVLGSFFLVLLTGAIYYIYDTCIMQKEKQAIIEKFLEDYRAQKPTRYSYTEIKRITNNFGYKLGEGAYGTVFKGSISKEFPIAVKMLNNSQGNGEEFVNEVGIIGRIHHVNIVRLVGFCADGFRRALVYEFLPNSSLQKFINLPDNKQNFLGWKKLQEIALGVAKGIEYLHQGCDQRILHFDIKPQNVLLDHNFTPKICDFGLAKLCSKDQSVVSMTAARGTLGYIAPEVFSRNFGNVSYKSDVYSYGMMLLETIGGKKITEDIEENSSHVYYPEWMHSILEETYEMRIHIEDEGDAKIAKKLATVGLWCIQWHAVDRPSMQTVLQMLEGDQDTLAIPPNPFASTGPSRKYAKIGVAARQITQDLEVIQELD from the coding sequence ATGAATGCAGGATCAGTACTTGGATCATTTTTCCTTGTCCTCTTGACCGGAGCGATTTATTACATCTATGACACTTGCATAATGCAAAAGGAAAAACAAGCAATTATTGAAAAATTTCTTGAAGATTACAGAGCCCAAAAGCCAACCAGATATTCTTATACTGAAATCAAGAGAATCACCAACAACTTTGGGTACAAGTTAGGAGAGGGCGCCTATGGAACTGTCTTCAAAGGAAGCATCTCAAAAGAATTTCCTATTGCGGTGAAAATGCTGAATAATTCCCAGGGAAATGGGGAGGAGTTTGTTAATGAAGTTGGTATAATTGGTAGAATCCACCATGTCAATATTGTCCGGTTGGTTGGTTTCTGTGCTGATGGGTTCAGAAGAGCTCTTGTCTATGAATTCTTGCCGAATTCTTCGCTGCAGAAGTTCATAAATTTGCCCGACAACAAGCAAAACTTTTTGGGCTGGAAGAAGTTGCAAGAGATTGCTCTAGGTGTAGCTAAAGGAATTGAGTATCTTCACCAAGGTTGTGATCAACGCATTCTCCATTTTGATATCAAACCTCAAAATGTGTTGCTAGATCACAACTTCACTCCAAAAATTTGTGATTTTGGTCTAGCTAAATTATGTTCCAAGGATCAAAGTGTAGTGTCAATGACAGCAGCTAGAGGAACTTTGGGGTACATTGCGCCTGAAGTTTTCTCAAGAAACTTTGGAAATGTATCTTACAAGTCTGATGTTTACAGTTATGGAATGATGCTGCTAGAAACAATTGGAGGGAAGAAGATCACAGAGGATATAGAAGAAAACAGTAGCCATGTTTACTATCCAGAATGGATGCATAGTATTTTAGAAGAGACTTATGAAATGAGAATTCATATTGAAGATGAAGGAGATGCTAAAATTGCTAAGAAACTAGCAACAGTGGGACTTTGGTGCATCCAATGGCATGCAGTGGATCGACCATCAATGCAGACAGTGCTTCAAATGTTGGAAGGAGACCAAGACACATTAGCAATACCTCCTAATCCTTTTGCTTCCACAGGGCCTTCAAGAAAATATGCTAAAATTGGTGTGGCTGCAAGACAAATTACCCAAGATTTAGAAGTGATCCAAGAATTAGATTGA